A genomic window from Rhizobium sp. 007 includes:
- a CDS encoding fasciclin domain-containing protein — protein MMKPALRTIALATAVSAIAFAVQAANPMVGGAPMFPTKNIIDNAVNSKDHTTLVAAVKAGGLVGTLEGKGPFTVFAPTNEAFAALPKGTVETLLKPENKAALVKVLTCHVVAADAMAKTVAKMIKDDGGEHDIKTVGGCVLKAKESMGKITLTDEMGGTARVTIADVKQSNGVIHVVDRVLLPKT, from the coding sequence ATGATGAAGCCAGCTTTGCGCACCATTGCGCTTGCCACTGCCGTATCCGCAATCGCTTTTGCTGTGCAGGCCGCCAACCCCATGGTGGGTGGCGCTCCGATGTTCCCGACGAAGAACATCATCGACAATGCCGTTAACTCGAAGGACCACACCACCCTGGTCGCGGCGGTGAAGGCCGGCGGGCTTGTCGGCACGCTCGAAGGCAAAGGTCCGTTCACGGTTTTCGCACCGACGAACGAGGCCTTCGCCGCCCTACCGAAGGGCACGGTCGAGACGCTTCTCAAGCCGGAAAACAAGGCCGCGCTCGTCAAGGTGCTGACCTGCCACGTGGTTGCAGCAGATGCGATGGCGAAGACCGTCGCCAAAATGATCAAGGACGATGGCGGCGAACACGACATCAAGACAGTGGGCGGCTGCGTGTTGAAAGCCAAGGAAAGCATGGGCAAGATCACGCTGACCGATGAAATGGGAGGCACGGCACGTGTGACGATCGCCGACGTCAAGCAGTCGAACGGCGTAATCCATGTCGTCGACAGGGTGCTTCTGCCTAAGACGTGA
- the argB gene encoding acetylglutamate kinase, producing the protein MNQSESETQARLLAQALPFMQRYENKTIVVKYGGHAMGNPELGKAFASDIALLKQSGVNPIVVHGGGPQIGAMLTKMGIESKFEGGLRVTDAKTVEIVEMVLAGSINKEIVALINQTGEWAIGLCGKDGNMVFAEKAQKKIKDPDSNIERVLDLGFVGEVVEVDRTLLDLLARSEMIPVIAPVAPGRDGATYNINADTFAGAIAGALNATRLLFLTDVPGVLDKQGNLIKELSVSQAHALIADGTISGGMIPKVETCIDAIKAGVQGVVILNGKTAHSVLLEIFTEHGAGTLIVP; encoded by the coding sequence ATGAACCAGTCCGAAAGCGAAACCCAAGCACGCCTTCTCGCACAGGCGCTGCCTTTCATGCAGCGTTACGAGAACAAGACGATAGTCGTCAAATACGGCGGCCATGCCATGGGCAATCCCGAGCTCGGCAAGGCCTTCGCCAGCGACATTGCGCTTTTGAAGCAATCCGGCGTCAATCCGATCGTCGTCCACGGCGGCGGTCCACAGATCGGCGCGATGTTGACGAAGATGGGCATCGAATCGAAGTTCGAAGGCGGTCTTCGCGTCACCGACGCCAAGACCGTCGAGATCGTCGAGATGGTGCTTGCCGGCTCCATCAACAAGGAGATCGTGGCACTCATCAACCAGACGGGCGAATGGGCGATCGGGCTTTGCGGCAAGGACGGCAACATGGTCTTTGCCGAAAAGGCGCAGAAGAAGATCAAGGACCCGGATTCGAACATCGAGCGCGTGCTCGATCTCGGCTTCGTCGGCGAGGTCGTCGAAGTCGACCGTACGCTGCTCGACCTGCTCGCCCGTTCGGAAATGATCCCGGTCATCGCCCCGGTCGCGCCCGGCCGCGACGGCGCGACCTACAACATCAATGCCGACACCTTCGCAGGCGCTATCGCTGGCGCACTGAATGCCACGCGCCTGCTCTTCCTGACGGACGTTCCCGGCGTGCTCGACAAGCAGGGCAACCTCATCAAGGAGCTCTCGGTTTCGCAGGCGCACGCGCTGATCGCCGACGGCACGATTTCCGGCGGCATGATCCCGAAGGTCGAAACCTGCATCGACGCGATCAAGGCCGGCGTCCAGGGCGTCGTCATCCTGAACGGCAAGACGGCCCATTCCGTGCTGCTCGAAATCTTCACCGAACACGGCGCCGGAACGCTGATCGTTCCGTGA
- a CDS encoding EF-hand domain-containing protein, whose product MSRNKLILIALSSVMIGAAADGSFAAPGDRARQPPRQMTGDGMRAEAMREVAFVRMLKQFDTNKDGQISKQEAQDGIEKVFAAIDTNNDGALTPGEIRKHHEAQMEDRNAPDDQLGANDDAVPNAPQTADNGGQPKIPKRAEHDRGGADRGPGDKRWGMRDGGRMMFTSMMRRMDTDENGQISKQEAEATFDKFFIRMDRNKDGAISIDDMPNRPFL is encoded by the coding sequence ATGTCTCGGAACAAGCTGATACTGATCGCACTTTCCTCCGTCATGATCGGTGCTGCAGCCGACGGCAGTTTTGCCGCTCCAGGCGACAGGGCCCGCCAACCGCCGCGCCAGATGACGGGCGACGGTATGCGCGCTGAAGCAATGCGCGAGGTTGCCTTTGTGCGCATGTTGAAGCAGTTCGACACCAACAAGGACGGCCAGATTTCCAAACAGGAAGCCCAGGACGGCATCGAGAAGGTCTTTGCCGCGATCGATACGAACAACGACGGGGCGCTGACACCGGGCGAAATCCGCAAGCACCATGAAGCCCAAATGGAGGACCGCAACGCACCGGATGACCAATTGGGTGCCAATGACGACGCGGTGCCTAACGCTCCGCAGACGGCCGACAACGGTGGCCAGCCGAAGATACCGAAGCGCGCCGAGCATGACCGCGGCGGCGCCGATCGCGGCCCAGGCGACAAGCGCTGGGGGATGCGCGACGGTGGCAGGATGATGTTTACGTCGATGATGCGCCGCATGGACACCGACGAGAACGGCCAGATCTCCAAGCAGGAAGCCGAGGCAACCTTCGACAAGTTTTTCATCCGCATGGATCGCAACAAGGACGGCGCGATCTCGATCGATGACATGCCTAATCGGCCGTTCCTGTAA
- a CDS encoding trifunctional transcriptional activator/DNA repair protein Ada/methylated-DNA--[protein]-cysteine S-methyltransferase, which yields MLFDLPNEDTLYDALIARSSDYEGLAYVCVRTTGVFCRLTCPARKPKRENTLFYDSIATCMQSGFRPCRRCKPLEQAGKEPIVDELLEALDCAPAARWTEDDLVRKGYDPSTVRRAFKRSLGMTFLDIARYRRLGEAARQLASGARVIDVQLDAGYESGSGFRAAFQRLIGKAPAMSQNRELLFADWFETPLGPMVAVADQTHLHLLEFHDRKALQAELENLQRKTRSLVAAGRTPAIEQIDAELRAYFDGQSANFKTPLALGNSTAFERAVWAKLREIPVGERRAYGDLAREMENPQLVRAVGRANGANQLAIVIPCHRVVGADGSLTGYGGGLWRKQWLLRHEGKMRPKGAV from the coding sequence ATGCTTTTCGATCTTCCCAATGAAGACACGCTTTATGATGCGCTGATCGCCCGCAGCTCCGATTACGAGGGGCTTGCCTATGTCTGCGTGAGAACGACCGGCGTCTTCTGCCGGTTGACCTGCCCCGCACGCAAGCCGAAACGGGAGAACACGCTCTTTTACGATTCCATCGCCACCTGCATGCAGTCCGGCTTCCGGCCCTGCCGGCGCTGCAAGCCGCTGGAACAGGCGGGCAAGGAACCGATCGTCGACGAGCTGCTGGAAGCGCTCGACTGCGCTCCGGCGGCGCGCTGGACCGAGGATGATCTGGTCCGCAAGGGTTACGATCCCTCCACCGTGCGGCGCGCTTTCAAACGGTCGCTGGGCATGACATTCTTAGACATCGCCCGCTACCGCCGACTCGGCGAGGCAGCAAGGCAGCTTGCGAGCGGCGCCCGCGTCATCGATGTCCAGCTGGATGCAGGTTACGAGTCGGGCAGCGGGTTTCGCGCCGCGTTTCAGCGGTTGATCGGCAAGGCGCCTGCTATGTCGCAGAACCGCGAGCTGCTCTTCGCAGACTGGTTTGAAACGCCGCTCGGGCCGATGGTCGCGGTGGCCGATCAGACGCATCTGCATCTTCTGGAGTTCCACGATCGGAAGGCGCTTCAGGCTGAGCTGGAAAACCTGCAGCGCAAGACACGCTCCTTGGTTGCCGCCGGAAGAACGCCTGCGATCGAACAGATCGATGCCGAGCTGCGCGCCTATTTCGACGGTCAATCCGCGAACTTCAAAACCCCTTTGGCGCTCGGCAACAGCACCGCCTTCGAGCGGGCGGTCTGGGCGAAGCTTCGGGAAATACCTGTCGGAGAAAGACGCGCTTATGGTGATCTGGCCAGGGAAATGGAAAACCCGCAGCTGGTGCGCGCGGTCGGCCGCGCCAACGGCGCAAACCAGCTTGCCATCGTCATCCCCTGCCATCGCGTGGTTGGCGCAGACGGATCACTGACCGGTTATGGCGGCGGGCTCTGGCGCAAGCAATGGCTTTTGAGGCACGAAGGAAAAATGCGGCCCAAAGGGGCTGTTTGA
- the yihA gene encoding ribosome biogenesis GTP-binding protein YihA/YsxC — MTQNNEKPLFGRPWIFIRGVPSMKFLPPEGPLEVAFAGRSNVGKSSLINALVGHKGLARTSNTPGRTQELNYFVPEGYSGEGGDLPPMALVDMPGYGYAQAPKDQVDAWTKLVFDYLRGRATLKRVYVLIDSRHGIKKNDDDVLSLLDKAAVSYQIVLTKTDKIKPPAVAKLLAETAEKIKKRPAAFPFVIATSSEKSEGLDELRQAIAETVEIKNWN, encoded by the coding sequence ATGACGCAAAACAACGAAAAGCCACTCTTCGGGCGGCCGTGGATCTTCATCCGCGGTGTGCCTTCCATGAAGTTTCTGCCACCGGAAGGGCCGCTGGAAGTGGCGTTCGCCGGGCGCTCGAATGTCGGCAAGTCGTCGCTCATCAATGCGCTTGTCGGACATAAGGGACTGGCGCGTACCTCGAATACGCCGGGCCGGACGCAGGAGCTGAACTACTTCGTTCCCGAGGGTTATTCCGGCGAAGGCGGCGACCTGCCGCCGATGGCGCTCGTCGATATGCCGGGCTACGGTTATGCGCAGGCGCCGAAAGACCAGGTCGACGCCTGGACGAAACTCGTGTTCGATTATCTGCGCGGCCGCGCTACGCTGAAGCGCGTCTACGTGCTTATCGACAGCCGCCATGGAATCAAGAAGAACGACGATGACGTTCTGAGCCTGCTCGACAAGGCCGCCGTTTCCTACCAGATTGTTCTCACCAAAACCGACAAGATCAAGCCGCCCGCGGTCGCCAAGCTGCTCGCGGAAACGGCAGAGAAGATCAAAAAGCGTCCGGCGGCCTTCCCATTCGTTATTGCCACTTCTTCCGAGAAGAGCGAGGGATTGGATGAGTTGCGCCAAGCCATTGCCGAAACGGTCGAGATCAAAAACTGGAATTGA
- a CDS encoding isocitrate lyase/phosphoenolpyruvate mutase family protein — MNQAEKAKAFGALHQKGNPVVLYNIWDAGTGKAVSDAGAKALATGSWSVAAAQGYADGEKIPLEALVATVRSITAANDLPLSVDFEGAYSTDKAGAAANAARLIDAGAVGINFEDQVVGGSGLHPIDKQAARIRAIREMAEAKGIPFFINARTDLFLKFSDPDRHVPLVDEAIERAAAYAEAGASGFFAPGLSNQDLIRRVCEAVTLPVNIMMRQGVPDVKTLAKLGVGRVSYGPGPYRAMMEKLKEAAEAVFAAAGQA; from the coding sequence ATGAACCAGGCGGAAAAGGCGAAGGCGTTCGGCGCATTGCATCAGAAGGGCAATCCGGTCGTCCTCTATAATATCTGGGATGCTGGCACGGGGAAGGCTGTCAGCGACGCAGGCGCCAAGGCACTGGCGACCGGCAGCTGGTCGGTTGCTGCGGCGCAAGGCTATGCGGACGGCGAAAAAATCCCGCTGGAAGCGCTTGTCGCAACGGTGCGGTCGATCACTGCGGCCAACGACTTGCCTCTCTCCGTCGATTTCGAGGGCGCCTATTCGACCGACAAAGCGGGAGCCGCTGCCAACGCCGCCAGGCTGATTGATGCAGGCGCCGTCGGCATCAATTTCGAGGACCAGGTGGTTGGCGGCAGCGGGCTGCATCCCATCGATAAGCAGGCCGCACGCATCCGCGCCATCCGCGAGATGGCCGAGGCTAAGGGCATTCCGTTCTTCATCAATGCCCGCACCGACCTGTTCCTCAAGTTCTCCGATCCCGACCGGCATGTGCCGCTGGTGGATGAGGCGATCGAGCGGGCAGCCGCCTATGCAGAGGCTGGCGCCAGCGGCTTTTTTGCGCCGGGATTGTCGAACCAGGACCTGATCCGCCGAGTGTGCGAAGCCGTTACGCTGCCGGTCAACATCATGATGCGGCAAGGCGTGCCGGATGTGAAGACGTTGGCAAAGCTCGGCGTCGGCCGTGTCAGTTATGGGCCGGGACCCTACCGCGCAATGATGGAAAAGCTGAAGGAGGCAGCCGAGGCGGTCTTCGCCGCCGCGGGCCAAGCTTGA
- the yidC gene encoding membrane protein insertase YidC yields MQNNRNYFIAIALSVLIVLGWQFLYMNPRIEAQRKAQEAQKAQQQSEQTQAPAAGGQPAPQTSGAAPTGQAAATATREEALAKAPRVAIDTEALSGSVNLAGARLDDLKLKGYHETVDKSSPIITLFSPADTKDGYFTELGYIGSDQTGAVPGPSTVWTAPEGAKLTDKSPVTLTYTNDKGLTFARTISVDDRYMFTVTDKVTNSGSTPASISSYGRVTRYNKPTTPSVYVLHEGFIGVIGDGLVESKYSAVEEEPVTPAKSTGGWLGITDKYWAATIVPPQKSAYEARFSHFTDGQPRYQADYKEDAVTVAPGQSIELKNLVFAGAKEVPVIDGYEASYQIPRFDRLIDWGWFYFITKPMFKLMDFFFRYFGNFGVAILMTTIVVKGLFFPLASKQYASMANMKRVQPKMEELKAKFGDDRMGLQQAMMQLYKEEKINPIAGCWPIALQIPVFFALYKVIYITIEMRHAPFFGWIQDLSAPDPTTIVNLFGLLPFEAPALLHLGVWPLIMGVTMFVQMRMNPTPPDPTQAMIFNWMPLVFTFMLASFPAGLVIYWAWNNTLSVIQQGVIMRRHGVKIELFDNLKGLFRRKPAPSK; encoded by the coding sequence ATGCAAAACAACCGCAATTATTTCATTGCGATCGCTCTCTCGGTGCTGATCGTTCTCGGCTGGCAGTTTCTTTACATGAACCCGCGCATCGAGGCTCAGCGCAAGGCTCAGGAAGCCCAGAAAGCGCAGCAGCAGAGCGAGCAGACACAGGCTCCTGCTGCAGGCGGCCAGCCCGCACCGCAGACAAGTGGCGCCGCGCCGACCGGCCAGGCCGCCGCGACCGCAACGCGCGAGGAAGCGCTTGCAAAGGCGCCGCGCGTCGCCATCGACACGGAAGCGCTCTCTGGCTCCGTCAACCTGGCAGGTGCCCGCCTCGACGACCTGAAGCTCAAAGGTTATCACGAGACGGTCGACAAGAGCAGCCCGATCATTACGCTTTTCTCGCCGGCTGACACCAAGGACGGCTACTTCACCGAACTCGGCTATATCGGCAGCGATCAGACCGGAGCAGTTCCCGGTCCGTCGACCGTATGGACGGCGCCGGAAGGCGCCAAGCTCACCGACAAGTCACCGGTGACGCTGACCTATACCAATGACAAGGGCCTGACCTTTGCGCGTACGATTTCGGTCGACGACCGCTACATGTTCACCGTCACGGACAAGGTGACGAACAGCGGAAGCACTCCGGCTTCCATTTCGTCCTACGGGCGCGTTACCCGCTACAACAAGCCGACGACGCCCTCCGTCTACGTCCTGCACGAAGGCTTCATCGGCGTCATTGGCGACGGCCTGGTCGAGAGCAAGTACTCTGCCGTCGAGGAGGAACCCGTCACGCCCGCCAAGTCCACCGGCGGCTGGCTTGGCATCACCGACAAGTACTGGGCCGCAACGATCGTGCCGCCGCAGAAATCGGCTTATGAGGCTCGCTTCTCGCATTTCACCGATGGCCAGCCACGCTATCAGGCCGACTATAAGGAAGACGCCGTAACGGTTGCTCCCGGACAGTCGATCGAGCTCAAGAACCTCGTCTTTGCCGGCGCCAAGGAAGTTCCGGTCATCGACGGCTACGAGGCCTCTTACCAGATCCCGCGCTTCGACCGCCTGATCGACTGGGGCTGGTTCTATTTCATCACCAAGCCGATGTTCAAGCTGATGGATTTCTTCTTCCGCTACTTCGGCAATTTCGGCGTCGCGATCCTGATGACGACGATCGTCGTCAAGGGGCTGTTCTTCCCGCTCGCCAGCAAGCAATACGCCTCGATGGCGAACATGAAGCGCGTGCAGCCGAAGATGGAAGAGCTCAAAGCAAAATTCGGCGACGACCGAATGGGCCTGCAGCAGGCGATGATGCAGCTCTACAAGGAAGAGAAGATCAATCCGATTGCCGGCTGCTGGCCGATCGCCCTGCAGATTCCGGTCTTCTTCGCGCTCTACAAGGTCATCTACATCACGATCGAAATGCGGCACGCGCCGTTCTTCGGCTGGATTCAGGACCTCTCGGCCCCCGATCCGACCACGATCGTCAACCTCTTCGGCCTGCTCCCCTTCGAAGCGCCCGCCCTCCTACATCTCGGCGTATGGCCACTGATAATGGGTGTGACGATGTTCGTGCAGATGCGCATGAACCCGACGCCGCCCGACCCAACGCAAGCGATGATCTTCAACTGGATGCCGCTGGTCTTTACCTTCATGCTGGCAAGCTTCCCGGCCGGCCTCGTCATCTACTGGGCCTGGAACAATACGCTCTCCGTTATTCAGCAGGGGGTAATCATGCGCCGCCACGGTGTGAAGATCGAGCTCTTCGACAATCTCAAGGGCTTGTTCCGGCGAAAACCGGCGCCATCGAAGTGA
- a CDS encoding pyrimidine 5'-nucleotidase — protein MTKIDRTPTKADFAHVTEWVFDLDNTLYPHHVNLFAQIDKNMTAYVSALLQMERDEARKLQKQYYLDHGTTLQGLMIHHGVDPNDFLEKAHAIDYSSLTAQPELGAAIKALPGRKFIFTNGSVKHAEMTAGALGILEHFDDIFDIVAAEFVPKPAQVTYDKFMALKRVATGKAAMFEDLPRNLVVPKALGMQTVLLVPNNLEETVVEWWEQTSGDEDHIDFVTDDLAAFLARVVD, from the coding sequence ATGACCAAGATAGATCGCACTCCGACCAAAGCCGATTTTGCGCATGTGACCGAATGGGTCTTCGACCTCGACAACACGCTTTATCCGCATCACGTCAATCTCTTCGCGCAGATCGACAAAAACATGACGGCCTATGTCTCGGCGCTTCTCCAGATGGAGCGGGACGAGGCGCGCAAGCTGCAGAAGCAATATTATCTCGATCACGGCACGACCCTGCAGGGTCTGATGATCCATCACGGCGTCGACCCGAACGACTTTCTGGAAAAGGCCCATGCCATCGACTATTCGAGCCTCACGGCTCAGCCCGAATTGGGTGCGGCGATCAAGGCACTTCCGGGCCGTAAGTTCATCTTCACCAACGGCAGCGTCAAACATGCCGAAATGACGGCCGGTGCACTCGGCATTCTCGAACATTTCGACGACATCTTCGACATCGTCGCCGCCGAATTCGTGCCGAAGCCGGCGCAGGTTACCTATGACAAGTTCATGGCACTGAAACGAGTCGCAACCGGCAAGGCGGCCATGTTCGAGGACCTGCCGCGCAACCTTGTGGTTCCAAAGGCGCTCGGCATGCAGACTGTGCTGCTCGTGCCGAACAATCTTGAGGAAACCGTCGTCGAATGGTGGGAACAAACGAGCGGCGACGAGGACCATATCGATTTCGTCACCGACGATCTGGCTGCGTTTCTGGCAAGGGTCGTGGACTAG
- a CDS encoding LOG family protein: MAKGKNGKLRRKDGVWAPLKSSEIDRHRALAVPKTPQTLSPSYRLAYADDDFLCREELRPIRLQLELLKVEMMLTERGIKSTVVMFGGARIPAPGQSAWAARNDMQRANLEAASIYYDEARKFARLCSKYSAGFDFHEYVIVTGGGPGVMEAGNRGAADEGAPSIGLNIVLPHEQAPNAYVTPELSFNFHYFAIRKMHFMVRAKAIAVFPGGFGTLDEFFECLTLIQTGRMEKMPLILFGEKFWRSIVNFDALAEFGTIAPDDVTLISFVDTADAAWKIIQDFYEHQE, from the coding sequence ATGGCGAAGGGAAAAAACGGCAAGCTCAGGCGCAAGGACGGAGTCTGGGCTCCGCTGAAGTCGAGCGAGATCGACAGGCATCGCGCACTCGCCGTGCCGAAGACGCCGCAAACGCTTTCTCCTTCCTACCGCCTGGCCTATGCCGACGACGACTTTCTCTGCCGCGAGGAACTGCGGCCGATCCGTCTCCAGCTTGAACTTTTGAAGGTCGAGATGATGTTGACGGAACGCGGCATCAAATCCACCGTCGTCATGTTCGGCGGCGCGCGTATTCCGGCCCCCGGTCAGAGCGCATGGGCAGCCCGCAACGACATGCAGCGCGCCAATCTGGAGGCGGCGTCCATCTATTATGACGAAGCGCGCAAGTTCGCCCGGCTCTGCTCGAAATATTCCGCTGGTTTCGATTTCCATGAATATGTGATCGTCACCGGTGGCGGCCCGGGCGTCATGGAGGCGGGCAACCGCGGAGCAGCCGACGAAGGCGCGCCCTCGATCGGCCTCAATATCGTGCTGCCTCACGAGCAGGCCCCGAACGCCTATGTGACGCCGGAGCTCAGCTTCAACTTCCACTACTTCGCGATCCGCAAGATGCATTTCATGGTACGCGCGAAAGCGATTGCGGTGTTCCCGGGCGGCTTTGGAACCCTCGACGAATTCTTCGAATGCCTGACGTTGATCCAGACGGGACGCATGGAAAAGATGCCGCTCATTCTCTTCGGCGAGAAGTTCTGGCGAAGCATCGTCAATTTCGACGCACTTGCCGAATTCGGGACGATCGCGCCTGACGACGTGACGCTGATCAGCTTCGTCGATACGGCAGATGCCGCCTGGAAGATCATCCAGGATTTCTATGAGCATCAGGAATAG
- the dapD gene encoding 2,3,4,5-tetrahydropyridine-2,6-dicarboxylate N-succinyltransferase, with product MSATDLASLEKTIEAAFDNRDNVNASTKGEVREAVEAALELLDGGKARVAERGADGVWTVNQWLKKAVLLSFRLNDMEVVKGGSGNSTWWDKVPSKFEGWGENQYRAAGFRAVPNCVVRRSAYIAKNVVLMPSFVNLGAYVGEGTMVDTWATVGSCAQIGKHVHLSGGVGIGGVLEPMQAGPTIIEDNCFIGARSEVVEGCIIREGSVLGMGVYIGKSTKIVDRATGDVMYGEVPPYSVVVAGSMSSGNKTMANGQPAPHLYCAVIVKRVDEQTRSKTGINELLRD from the coding sequence ATGAGCGCAACCGACCTCGCATCCCTCGAAAAGACCATCGAAGCTGCCTTCGACAACCGCGACAACGTGAACGCGTCGACGAAAGGCGAAGTTCGCGAAGCCGTGGAAGCAGCGCTCGAGCTTCTCGACGGTGGCAAGGCTCGCGTCGCCGAGCGCGGCGCCGATGGCGTCTGGACGGTCAATCAGTGGCTCAAGAAAGCCGTACTGCTTTCCTTCCGCCTGAACGACATGGAAGTCGTCAAGGGCGGCTCCGGCAATTCCACCTGGTGGGACAAGGTGCCTTCCAAGTTCGAAGGCTGGGGCGAGAACCAGTATCGCGCCGCGGGCTTCCGGGCCGTTCCGAACTGCGTCGTCCGCCGCTCGGCCTATATCGCCAAGAACGTCGTGCTGATGCCTTCCTTCGTCAATCTCGGTGCCTATGTCGGTGAAGGCACGATGGTCGACACCTGGGCGACGGTCGGCTCCTGCGCACAGATCGGCAAGCATGTGCATCTTTCCGGCGGCGTCGGCATCGGCGGCGTGCTGGAACCGATGCAGGCCGGCCCGACGATCATCGAAGACAACTGCTTCATCGGCGCCCGCTCGGAAGTCGTCGAAGGCTGCATCATCCGCGAGGGTTCAGTTCTGGGCATGGGCGTCTATATCGGCAAGTCAACCAAGATCGTCGATCGCGCCACCGGCGACGTCATGTATGGCGAAGTGCCGCCCTACTCCGTTGTCGTTGCCGGTTCGATGTCGAGCGGCAACAAGACCATGGCAAACGGCCAACCGGCACCGCATCTCTATTGCGCCGTCATCGTCAAGCGCGTCGACGAGCAGACCCGGTCGAAGACCGGCATCAATGAATTGCTGCGCGACTAA
- a CDS encoding anti-sigma factor, translating into MTSPDQSKGGRSRDEVLAGEYVLGVLSFQDRRVVEERMRRDRQFAAIVSRWETNLSAFNDEYEVAASPGRETFKQIEARLFGEPELSRSFSRGLWNSAVFWRSLTFASLVVAIGAIIFASGNVPPPKGQSQLVAELSSADSQVNLLASYDVQSGRLRIVPVAAGGAEKKSLELWLVPGSGTPKSLGIFQSDEDGELVIPADLRGGIADGATLAVSLEPFGGSTTGAPTGPVVASGTTHRR; encoded by the coding sequence ATGACATCGCCGGATCAAAGCAAGGGAGGCCGCTCCCGTGATGAAGTGCTCGCCGGCGAGTACGTGCTTGGTGTTCTTTCGTTTCAGGATCGCCGGGTGGTCGAGGAGCGCATGCGCCGGGACCGCCAGTTTGCCGCAATCGTCAGCCGCTGGGAAACGAACCTCTCTGCTTTCAACGACGAGTATGAAGTGGCCGCGAGCCCGGGCCGGGAGACCTTCAAGCAGATCGAGGCACGCCTTTTCGGCGAACCGGAGCTTTCGCGATCCTTTTCGCGCGGCCTTTGGAATTCCGCCGTCTTCTGGCGCTCGCTGACCTTCGCTTCTCTGGTCGTTGCGATCGGAGCTATAATTTTCGCCTCCGGCAACGTTCCACCGCCGAAAGGTCAATCGCAACTGGTTGCCGAATTGTCGTCCGCCGACAGCCAGGTCAATCTGCTTGCCTCTTACGACGTCCAAAGCGGCCGCCTCCGCATCGTTCCCGTTGCGGCGGGCGGGGCTGAGAAAAAATCACTGGAGCTCTGGCTGGTGCCGGGAAGCGGCACTCCAAAGTCGCTCGGCATTTTCCAGTCGGATGAAGATGGCGAGCTTGTCATTCCTGCCGATCTGCGCGGCGGCATTGCCGATGGTGCGACGCTCGCCGTCAGCCTCGAGCCTTTTGGCGGTTCGACGACCGGCGCACCGACAGGACCGGTTGTCGCCAGTGGCACCACGCATCGCCGCTAA
- a CDS encoding sigma-70 family RNA polymerase sigma factor, giving the protein MTSEEIAQLIGRIAMADRKAFADLYKATSPKLFSICLRILNDRIEAEEALQEVYTKIWQRSGAFVANQGTPSSWLAAIARNQAIDTMRARKPVADELNGEYDLPDPALDPEKQAMLSDEGRRIDTCMEELEADRAQAVKKAYVEGLSYQELADQFGVPLNTMRTWLRRSLLKLRECMER; this is encoded by the coding sequence ATGACGAGCGAGGAAATCGCGCAATTGATAGGCCGCATCGCCATGGCCGACCGGAAGGCTTTCGCCGATCTCTACAAGGCGACGAGCCCGAAACTTTTCTCCATATGCCTGCGTATCCTGAACGATCGTATTGAAGCCGAGGAGGCGTTGCAGGAGGTTTATACAAAGATCTGGCAGCGCTCCGGGGCCTTCGTGGCCAACCAGGGTACGCCGTCCTCCTGGCTCGCGGCGATTGCCCGCAACCAGGCGATCGATACGATGCGGGCGCGAAAGCCTGTCGCCGACGAGTTGAACGGTGAATACGATCTTCCCGATCCTGCCCTCGACCCGGAAAAGCAGGCCATGTTGTCTGATGAAGGAAGGCGGATTGACACCTGCATGGAAGAGTTGGAAGCTGATCGGGCGCAGGCGGTGAAGAAAGCCTATGTCGAAGGACTGAGCTATCAGGAACTTGCCGATCAGTTTGGCGTTCCGCTGAACACCATGCGGACATGGCTGCGGCGCAGCCTTTTGAAGCTGAGAGAGTGCATGGAGCGATGA